The Hypomesus transpacificus isolate Combined female unplaced genomic scaffold, fHypTra1 scaffold_61, whole genome shotgun sequence genomic sequence TGGTCCAAAATACTTCTATTCTAACCCCAAACACTCCTGACAAAACAGGTTCCACAAGTGTTGTGTTTACTTAGAAGTCTCTAGCTTGTTTTGTATTACTGTATcaactggtgtgtgtggtgtgtagtgtgtgtgtgtggtgtgtgactgtATATATTCATACATTCATGAACATTCCAGCGATCATGTTTATCCATCTTAAGCTTCAGCTTCAGCTTCAGCTTCAGCTTCAGCTTCAGCTtctgctccagctcctgcatCAGCTTCAGCTCCAGCTTCAGAATCAGCAtcagctgctgctcctgctccagGTATATGTCCATCATTCTAGGGCTTTTCAAAGCTGGGAGACAAAAATGTCAGTTAAAATCAGAAGCAAGTTCAAGTGTATAGCTCCACCAGACAGGGTGGATCCCTGGGATTAAACCAGGGAGAAGACCCAGTCAGTCAAGAACTCATGTAAGATGCAGCCTGGTCTGAGGATCAGTTGTTGCTGTACtgtgtattgtatgtgtgtttacagtacagtttgTAGGCGTTGCATTGGCGATTTTTGATGGGTGCACGGGTGATATTTTAAAGACGGTTGCACAGCGTGTGCGTGTAGTGTACACTACACCTGACATATGCCCCAAATACACAAGACCTACGTCACATGAACacgatgtgtctctgtgtgtgtatgtgtagtgggtgttggtgtgtgtgtgtgtgtgtatgactgtatgtgtggtgtgtctgtatgtctgtgtatgtgtggtgtgtggtgtgtgtgtgtgaatgagttgaTTGACTTTATGTACTATAGGCTGATATGGAGGAAACAACACATTCCCATGTCTTAATttaggaggaaaagaggggtaTTGCCAGAGGTTATGGACAggaatggagggatagagggatggagaaaaggaggggtggGTTTCTCAGGTCTAAACACGCTCTGGTCTTGTCAGTCGTATGCCATGATTGGTCTAGCTTTGTCCTTGTTTTGAGCTTCTGTTCTGGTCCAAAATACTTCTATTCTAACCCCAAACACTCCTGACAAAACAGGTTCCACAAGTGTTGTGTTTACTTAGAAGTCTCTAGCTTGTTTTGTATTACTGTATcaactggtgtgtgtggtgcgtgacTGTATATATTCATACATCCATGAACATTCCAGGGATCATATTTCTCCATCTTAAGCTTCTGCTCCTGCATCAGCTCCAGCTTCTGCTCCTGCATCAGCTCCAGCTTCTGCTTCAGAATCAGCAtcagctgctgctcctgctccagGTATATGTCCATCATTCTACGGCTTTTCAAAGCTGGGAGACAAAAATGTCAGTTAAAATCAGAAGCAAGTTCAAGTGTATAGCTCCACCAGACAGGGTGGATCCCTGGGATTAAACCAGGGAGAAGACCCAGTCAGTCAAGAACTCATGTAAGATGCAGCCTGGTCTGAGGATCAGTTGTTGCTGtactgtgtattgtgtgtgtgtttacagtacagtttgTAGGCGTTGCATTGGCGATTTTTGATGGGTGCACGGGTGATATTTTAAAGACGGTTGCACAGCGTGTGCGTGTAGTGTACACTACACCTGACATATGCCCCAAATACACAAGACCTACGTTACATGAACactatgtgtctctgtgtgtgtatgtgtagtgggtgttggtgtgtgtgtatgtgtggtgtgtgtagtgtgtgtttgtgtctgtgtagtgtgcgttggtgtgtgtgtatgactgtatgtgtggtgtgtctgtatgtctgtgtatgtgtggtgtgtgtggtgtgtgtgtgtgaatgagttgaTTGACTTTATGTACTATAGGCTGATATGGAGGAAACAACACATTCCCACGTCTTAATTTAGGAAGAAAAGAGGGGTATTGCCAGAGGTTATGGACAggaatggagggatagagggatataGAAAAGGAGGGGTGGGTTTCTCAGGTCTAAACACGCTCTGGTCTTGTCAGTCGTATGCCATGATTGGTCTAGCTTTGTCCTTGTTTTGAGCTTCTGTTCTGGTCCAAATTACTTCTATTCTAACCCCAAACACTCCTGACAAAACAGGTTCCACAAGTGTTGTGTTTACTTAGAAGTCTCTAGCTTGTTTTGTATTACTGTATcaactggtgtgtgtggtgtgtagtgtgtgtgtgtggtgtgtgactgtATATATTCATACATCCATGAACATTCCAGCGAACATATTTCTCCATCTTAAGATTCAGCTtctgctccagctcctgctccagCTTCAGAATAAGCATCCGCTGCTGCCCCTGCTCGCGGTATATGTCCATCCTTATAAACCCTGTCAAAAATGGGAGACAAAATGTCAGTTAAAATCAGAAGCAAGTTCAAGTGTATAGCTCAGCCAGACAGGGTGGATCCCTGGGATTAAACCAGGGAGAAGACCCAGTCAGTCAAGAACTCATGTAAGATGCAGCCTGGTTTGAGGATGAGGTGTTGCTGtactgtgtattgtgtgtgtgtttacagtacagtttgTAAGCGTTGGGTTGACGATTTTTGACAGGAGCAGGGGCGATATTTTAAAGACGGGTGCACAGCGTGTGCGTGTAGTGTACACTACACCTAACATATGCCCCAAATACACAAGACTTTCGTCACATGAACacgatgtgtctctgtgtgtgtatgtgtagtgggtgttggtgtgtgtgtgtgtatgactgtatgtgtggtgtgtctgtatgtctgtgtatgtgtggtgtgtgtgtgtgaatgagttgaTTGACTttatgtactataggctaatatggAGGAAACAACACATTCCCATGTCTTAATttaggaggaaaagaggggtaTTGCCAGAGGTTATGGACAggaatggagggatagagggatggagaaaaggaggggtggGTTTCTCAGGTCTAAACACGTTCTGGTCTTGTCAGTCGTATGCCATGATTGGTCTAGCTTTGTCCTTGTTTTGAGCTTCTGTTCTGGTCCAAAATACTTCTATTCTAACCCCAAACACTCCTGACAAAACAGGTTCCACAAGTGTTGTGTTTACTTAGAAGTCTCTAGCTTGTTTTGTATTACTGTATcaactggtgtgtgtggtgtgtgactgtATATATTCATACATCCATGAACATTCCAGGGATCATATTTCTCCATCTTAAGCTTCAGCTCCTGCAtcagctccagctcctgcttCAGAATCAGCATCAGCAGCTGCTCCTGCTCCAGGTATATGTCCATCATTTCAAACTCTGTGAAAACTGGGAGACAAAATGTCAGTTAAAATCAGAAGCAAGTTCAAGTGTATAGCTCAGCCAGACAGGGTGGATCCCTGGGATTAAACCAGGGAGAAGACCCAGTCAGTCAAGAACTCATGTAAGATGCAGCCTGGTTTGAGGATGAGGTGTTGCTGtactgtgtattgtgtgtgtgtttacagtacagtttgTAAGCGTTGGGTTGACGATTTTTGACAGGAGCAGGGGCGATATTTTAAAGACGGGTGCACAGCGTGTGCGTGTAGTGTACACTACACCTAACATATGCCCCAAATACACAAGACTTTCGTCACATGAACacgatgtgtctctgtgtgtgtatgtgtagtgggtgttggtgtgtgtgtgtgtatgactgtatgtgtggtgtgtctgtatgtctgtgtatgtgtggtgtgtgtgtgtgaatgagttgaTTGACTttatgtactataggctaatatggAGGAAACAACACATTCCCATGTCTTAATttaggaggaaaagaggggtaTTGCCAGAGGTTATGGACAggaatggagggatagagggatggagaaaaggaggggtggGTTTCTCAGGTCTAAACACGTTCTGGTCTTGTCAGTCGTATGCCATGATTGGTCTAGCTTTGTCCTTGTTTTGAGCTTCTGTTCTGGTCCAAAATACTTCTATTCTAACCCCAAACACTCCTGACAAAACAGGTTCCACAAGTGTTGTGTTTACTTAGAAGTCTCTAGCTTGTTTTGTATTACTGTATcaactggtgtgtgtggtgtgtgactgtATATATTCATACATCCATGAACATTCCAGGGATCATATTTCTCCATCTTAAGCTTCAGCTCCTGCAtcagctccagctcctgcttCAGAATCAGCATCAGCAGCTGCTCCTGCTCCAGGTATATGTCCATCATTTCAAACTCTGTGAAAACTGGGAGACAAAATGTCAGTTAAAATCAGAAGCAAGTTCAAGTGTATAGCTCAGCCAGACAGGGTGGATCCCTGGGATTAAACCAGGGAGAAGACCCAGTCAGTCAAGAACTCATGTAAGATGCAGCCTGGTTTGAGGATGAGGTGTTGCTGtactgtgtattgtgtgtgtgtttacagtacagtttgaACGCGTGtgcattgtatgtgtgtgtattgcatgtgtggaagtgtgttaggggagggaggaggtggagaagtgcGTGCATGGCATCAGAATGTTcactgtttgtgttgtgtgactTAGTGGCTGTTTGAGTGACTGTGTAGAATGTGTGTATAGTATGTACGCTACATTGAATTTAATGTTGTAAATTTGGCCCTATTCTTCCACGGCCTCCACGTCtaactctccctcccacccttcctccacgggctccccctctcatcctcactctcctctttctcttcctgcaACATTGCCTTCCATTATTTATGAGGACAGGTACACTGCCCTGTTGCCTTTTTATAGTGCTTACACCTGATTTGTATGTTTAAAATTAAGCACTTTAGTGCTTGTACACCTGACACCCATGTTTGATCCATTCGTTCACGTGGCATCTTACAATGCAGTCTCTTGAAAAGGCAATTACATTTCATTTCAATTAATCATTTCTGTGTCTAATGTAGAAAAGTGTGTTTACTGATTTGCAAAACTCTGTGGGCCTCATATACGTACATTCGCAAACGTAACGTTATTAGCGCCATTGGcaacccgcagattgcgcacgctgtgatacttcagtttacgtcgtatttacgaaacctgcaAGTCATTGGGTAAACAGCGATTTATACCGCCCAATATACCGTAGGCttacattgcgagcatttaaatgcgcaattgaatgggcctccttctctctttctatcatggatcagccaccaaaatcaaaacagcgatgactgtttgaaatgagagtcaggtggctaagcggtggggaatcgggctagtaatctgaaggtcgccagtttgattcccggctgagccaaattacgttgtgtccttgggcaaggcacttcaccctacttgcctcggaggaatgtccctgtacttacagtaagtcgctctggataagagcgtctgctaaatgactaaatgtaaataatcctgatgccaatatttgtaatgtagcgaggagtttaacaactgctggaatggaatgtgaacgctgagtcggagattcgatttaatctttgatttcttccagtaactgtaatattgcatggctgcgTAATCTGTAACGCTTAACGATTTCGTGTTCACTCAattcaaaaagtgtgatccttgtggcaaaaatcctttggcctatgtcttcgtcttgctcgggTTACGGCTGCCATTTTACCAGGAGGCATATATGCGCATCCTGGTTTATGCCTGCTTTTAAAAGGCGGATAATGTTCACCGCAAAATGTAAGTACGCTTTCACGGGCGGTTTCtgtacataccgcggaatacataattaggcgcactttatGCATCTCCTccatagagttaataggtgcgttcgacatgacccgacttcatgtgacgctgcagccggctgcaggtggctgacttgaaactgtgaattctggttagactttttgtccgacttgagacggcgccgaggacacgtcactgtgacgtcgccatcaaagtaccgtgagatcgattcgagaactgctggCTGTGTAGGCCGAGCGcattctcaagagcaactgcacgggttcaagtgacgacacagctatttcatgattggccagactcacacacgacaactttgacgcgtgttttgtaatattcggacaccttcagtttcgccaatgctcaaatccggaccaaactgttgaattgaataaacaaaattatggaagaaagggttttactccgcctcttcactaacggaaagactacgttaaATTATaagtagagtaaagtaagcaaacagcgcttattcggccgtgactgacgtccgCGCGGCAAACCttgagaagctgaaatgtccgacttcacagagccgttttcaactcctccccgactgcaagcggccactctcgccggtcgtttcatgcagtcgcagtccatgtcgaacgcacctattataactagagacagctacttctgtcttccaagatggcgtccccattcatttctatgaaaagtgctcagtggcgc encodes the following:
- the LOC124465899 gene encoding uncharacterized protein LOC124465899 isoform X4; translation: MDSFNIFTEFEMMDIYLEQEQLLMLILKQELELMQELKLKMEKYDPWNVHGFFTEFEMMDIYLEQEQLLMLILKQELELMQELKLKMEKYDPWNVHGWFIRMDIYREQGQQRMLILKLEQELEQKLNLKMEKYVRWNVHGSLKSRRMMDIYLEQEQQLMLILKQKLELMQEQKLELMQEQKLKMEKYDPWNVHGWFIRMDIYRKQGKQQILIVNQEQQLELFSSFCLRSAGAGAGAGADFKKEQKLKMEKYDPWNVHGYSVTHAILWRHAANEEIEKLLEATSVVDKSSWGMLKDNQAGPGPEGEINKMEEGLPAPGWIPDGSVLQCLPVCLLLCALLSRGGVSTEAGHGPMQGCVCLTA
- the LOC124465899 gene encoding zinc finger protein 853-like isoform X3, with product MDSFNIFTEFEMMDIYLEQEQLLMLILKQELELMQELKLKMEKYDPWNVHGWFIRMDIYREQGQQRMLILKLEQELEQKLNLKMEKYVRWNVHGSLKSRRMMDIYLEQEQQLMLILKQKLELMQEQKLELMQEQKLKMEKYDPWNVHGSLKSPRMMDIYLEQEQQLMLILKLELKLMQELEQKLKLKLKLKLKLKLKMDKHDRWNVHEWFIRMDIYRKQGKQQILIVNQEQQLELFSSFCLRSAGAGAGAGADFKKEQKLKMEKYDPWNVHGYSVTHAILWRHAANEEIEKLLEATSVVDKSSWGMLKDNQAGPGPEGEINKMEEGLPAPGWIPDGSVLQCLPVCLLLCALLSRGGVSTEAGHGPMQGCVCLTA
- the LOC124465899 gene encoding zinc finger protein 853-like isoform X1 translates to MDSFNIFTEFEMMDIYLEQEQLLMLILKQELELMQELKLKMEKYDPWNVHGFFTEFEMMDIYLEQEQLLMLILKQELELMQELKLKMEKYDPWNVHGWFIRMDIYREQGQQRMLILKLEQELEQKLNLKMEKYVRWNVHGSLKSRRMMDIYLEQEQQLMLILKQKLELMQEQKLELMQEQKLKMEKYDPWNVHGSLKSPRMMDIYLEQEQQLMLILKLELKLMQELEQKLKLKLKLKLKLKLKMDKHDRWNVHEWFIRMDIYRKQGKQQILIVNQEQQLELFSSFCLRSAGAGAGAGADFKKEQKLKMEKYDPWNVHGYSVTHAILWRHAANEEIEKLLEATSVVDKSSWGMLKDNQAGPGPEGEINKMEEGLPAPGWIPDGSVLQCLPVCLLLCALLSRGGVSTEAGHGPMQGCVCLTA
- the LOC124465899 gene encoding zinc finger protein 853-like isoform X2 produces the protein MDSFNIFTEFEMMDIYLEQEQLLMLILKQELELMQELKLKMEKYDPWNVHGFFTEFEMMDIYLEQEQLLMLILKQELELMQELKLKMEKYDPWNVHGSLKSRRMMDIYLEQEQQLMLILKQKLELMQEQKLELMQEQKLKMEKYDPWNVHGSLKSPRMMDIYLEQEQQLMLILKLELKLMQELEQKLKLKLKLKLKLKLKMDKHDRWNVHEWFIRMDIYRKQGKQQILIVNQEQQLELFSSFCLRSAGAGAGAGADFKKEQKLKMEKYDPWNVHGYSVTHAILWRHAANEEIEKLLEATSVVDKSSWGMLKDNQAGPGPEGEINKMEEGLPAPGWIPDGSVLQCLPVCLLLCALLSRGGVSTEAGHGPMQGCVCLTA